The genomic interval TTCCGATGCCTTCTGGACCATCGTGTTCACGCTTATGGTCTGAGGCACCCCGGTCACCTGCATCGCCTTAAGTATGGCCGGTGATCCCATCGCATAGCCTATGCGCCAACCTGTCATGGCATAGCTCTTCGACATGCCGCCTATTGTGATCGTCCTCTCCTTCATTCTTGGAAGCGATGCGAAGGGGACATGAGGGACGCCATATACGAATGCCTCGTAAAGTTCGTCGGATATCACAAGCAGGTCATGCCTTGAGGCTATACCTGCAATATCATCCAGCAGTTCAACTGGGAAGACCGCTCCCGTCGGGTTGCAGGGAGAGTTTATTATGATCGCTTTCGTCTTTTTGCTTATGCCGGCCTCTATCTTTTCGGGGTCTGGAAGAAAGGCGTTTTCGACCCCGCTCATGCAGTATACGGGCACTCCTCCTGCCTGAAGGACCTGCTGTTCATAAAAGGTGAAGAAGGGTTCGAGGATGATCACTTCATCGCCGGGATCAAGGCATGCCTGCATTGCAAGATGTGAAGCCTGGCTTCCGCCGGTCGTAACCAATATCTCTTCGGGGGAATAGTCCATGCCGTATCTTCTCTTCCAGTAACCCGATATGGCAATGCGGAGTCCGGGGATACCCATGCCGGGGACGTAGTGAGTCTCGCCCCTTTTTGCAGCATCATAAAGGGCAAGGCATATAGTTTCGGGAGTGGAGATATCCGGCTCACCCAGGGTCAGGTCTATGCAGCCTTCGATCCCCTCTGCCATAGCTGCCATTTTCATCATCAGAGAGGGCCTGATATCCCTGCACTTCACCGAAAGGAATCTTTTCAATTCACTGGCCTTCGGCTTTTTTCGCCGCGCGTTCGGACCGCATGCTTGTCTTCTTTGCATGGGGGTCGCCGTGTGTAGGGACTATACAGAAAAATTCCAGCGGGATTTCCGCGTCGTTATGGTAGACGTGCTTCTTTCCGCCCGGTATGCGGGTCCAGTATCCCGTCTTCATGTCATACCGTTCGCCCTCGACTTCGACATAGCCGTCCCCGCTTACGGTGTACATAAGGTGGTCCCAGTCATGGGAGTGTTCGGGGATGCTTTTATGGGCCGGGAGTATGAAGT from Synergistaceae bacterium DZ-S4 carries:
- a CDS encoding pyridoxal phosphate-dependent aminotransferase — encoded protein: MKRFLSVKCRDIRPSLMMKMAAMAEGIEGCIDLTLGEPDISTPETICLALYDAAKRGETHYVPGMGIPGLRIAISGYWKRRYGMDYSPEEILVTTGGSQASHLAMQACLDPGDEVIILEPFFTFYEQQVLQAGGVPVYCMSGVENAFLPDPEKIEAGISKKTKAIIINSPCNPTGAVFPVELLDDIAGIASRHDLLVISDELYEAFVYGVPHVPFASLPRMKERTITIGGMSKSYAMTGWRIGYAMGSPAILKAMQVTGVPQTISVNTMVQKASEFALNNCDDAVGEITSLFKKRVKFAYEKFKDLPGINTAEPKGSFYLFLDVSGAGMDGEEFADRALREAKVVTIPGASFGPGCGNYVRIACTVSEEMLEEASQRILKILLK
- a CDS encoding cupin domain-containing protein; the protein is MSGQEKNFGSIYDLPLQNASALAPEIEKRTVYGPGDRFWKGWVMRHFILPAHKSIPEHSHDWDHLMYTVSGDGYVEVEGERYDMKTGYWTRIPGGKKHVYHNDAEIPLEFFCIVPTHGDPHAKKTSMRSERAAKKAEGQ